The segment CATGCCCCAATTTGCGAGGCACGGGGGCGACTTTTAAAATATTCGTCCGAGCGTTCGGCCTCAATACGCGAAACTGTGCCTTCAATCCGTACTTGCCGCTCCAGTTCAGGCCAGAAAAAGGTGAGGGCACATGCCGGGTGATTATCCAGGTGTTTTCCTTTATGGCTTTGGTAATTGGTGTAAAAAACAAATTTAGAATCCTCTACGCCCTTTAATAGCACAATTCTCGAAGAGGGGTTTCCATGTTCATTTACCGTGGCCAGGTGCATGGCTGTGGGCTCGGGAAGTTTAGCAGCCAGGGCTTCATTAAACCAGATGGAGAACTGTTCAATCGGATGCGGATGAACGGAATCAACATCAAGCGTGGCTTTGGTGTATTCGGTTCGGATGTTGGAAATACTGGACATTGGTCATTGCATAATTCACTCGAAAGTTCACCTAAAAGAATAAAATTTGCATCCTACCCTAACAAGTATTTTATTGAAGGCTTTTAGGGGCAAATACACGTGGAATTTTTCAATTATAAGAACAAAATCAAGCCTGAACGAGGGCGACTGTTAATTTCAGAACCCTTTCTGCCCGATCCTAATTTTGAACGAACCGTTGTATTGCTTTGCGAACACACCGAAGAAGGTTCCTTTGGTTTTGTGCTGAACAAACCATCCATTATGAAAGCCGGTGATGTGATGGACGAATTAAAAAATTTCGATCACGAAATATATGTTGGTGGCCCTGTTCAGCAGGACACCCTTCATTTTATTCACCGTACACAATCCATTGAAAATGGAGTTGAAATATTGAATGGGATTTATTGGGGCGGAACATTCGATCAGGTTTTGACACTTTCTGATACACACCAGTTGTTCCCTGCCGACATCAAATTCTTTTTAGGGTATAGCGGTTGGGATGCGGGGCAATTGGAGGAAGAACTGGAGCAGAATTCGTGGATCGTTTGCAACTTTGTTTCTGAAGACCTTCTCTTTGAAACTGAATCGGGAATGATGTGGCGAAAAGCCCTGGATAACATGGGCGGCCGGTTTTCCGTTTATGCTAACTACCCGGTTGATCCACGGCTCAATTAGACCAATTTTAGTACCTTTACTATCGGAACAGAAGAACTTGAAACACCATGGAATTGGAGAACGAAAAAACAGCGGAGTTGGAAGATGTGCGTGAGGCCGGGTTGGATGAAAGCCATGGCGGACAAACCATTTTGCATACGGAAGCCGACTTAACCGATCATGCGGAAGAAACGCACGATGACGATAGCGATCAGGCAGACTACAGCAAATTAACCAAAGCGCAACTCATTGACTTGGTCAAAGACCTGGTTAAAGAAACGGATGTTCAGCGTGCTGAACGGAGACTCAGGAACATCAAGCCTTTCATTGATGAACACCGTGACCAGGAGCGTACCCTTGCCTTGAACCGCTTTATTCTTGATGGCAGCAATGCTGACGACTTCGAATACCGGGGTGATGAACTGGATGCTGCTTTTGATTCCCTCTTTAAAGCTTTCCGCGATAAGCGCAACCAGCTTGTGCGCAGCCAGGAAGAGCAAAGAAATGAAAACCTGAGACGGAAGCAGGCTTTGCTTGAAAAGTTGCGTACCCTTACCGATTCGCAGGATGTGCAGGATCAATTTGATCAGTTTAAAGAACTTCAAAAGGAATGGAAATCCATTGGTGCAGTGCCTGGTACGCAAGCCAAAACTTTGTGGGCGAATTATCACGCTTTGGTAGACCGCTTTTATGATAACCAAAGTATTTATTTTGAACTTAAGGAACTTGATCGAAGAAAGAACCTTGAAGCCAAGCTCGACCTTTGCTTGCGCGCAGAAAAGTTAAAGGAGGTTGCGGAAATTCGAAATGCCGTTCGTGAATTGAACGAACTTCACCACGAGTTTAAGCATATCGGCCCAGTGCCCATTGAAGAAAAGGAAAATGTATGGCAGCGGTTTAAGGCTGCTTCTGATGCGGTGTATGCCCGCAGGGATGAATTTGTAAAAAACCTTAACCAGGAACTGGCTGCAAATTTTGCCATTAAGCAGGCCTTGGCCGATGAGGTTCAGCCTTTCGCTGCTTTTCATTCGGCCCGCATTAAGGAATGGAACCAAAAAACCAAAGACATACTGGAGTTGCAGAAAAAGTGGGAGGTTAAAGGGGGGTTACCACGCAGTAAAGCAAAAGACCTGAACAAAAAATTCTGGACGGCCTTTAAAACATTCTTCGCAAATAAAAATGCTTTCTTTAAGAAACTCGATGCCGAGCGGTCACAAAACCTTGAAAAGAAAAATCAATTGTTGCAGCGTGCATTGGATTTGAAAGAGAGCACCGACTGGGAAAAAGCCACGCAGGAACTGAA is part of the Cyclobacteriaceae bacterium genome and harbors:
- the pdxH gene encoding pyridoxamine 5'-phosphate oxidase; this encodes MSSISNIRTEYTKATLDVDSVHPHPIEQFSIWFNEALAAKLPEPTAMHLATVNEHGNPSSRIVLLKGVEDSKFVFYTNYQSHKGKHLDNHPACALTFFWPELERQVRIEGTVSRIEAERSDEYFKSRPRASQIGAWSSPQSHVIANRAILEERVKQMEKRFEHQDPLPRPRQWGGYAVDPLMIEFWQGRPSRLHDRILYAKANNTWSISRLAP
- a CDS encoding YqgE/AlgH family protein, with product MEFFNYKNKIKPERGRLLISEPFLPDPNFERTVVLLCEHTEEGSFGFVLNKPSIMKAGDVMDELKNFDHEIYVGGPVQQDTLHFIHRTQSIENGVEILNGIYWGGTFDQVLTLSDTHQLFPADIKFFLGYSGWDAGQLEEELEQNSWIVCNFVSEDLLFETESGMMWRKALDNMGGRFSVYANYPVDPRLN
- a CDS encoding DUF349 domain-containing protein, with the protein product MELENEKTAELEDVREAGLDESHGGQTILHTEADLTDHAEETHDDDSDQADYSKLTKAQLIDLVKDLVKETDVQRAERRLRNIKPFIDEHRDQERTLALNRFILDGSNADDFEYRGDELDAAFDSLFKAFRDKRNQLVRSQEEQRNENLRRKQALLEKLRTLTDSQDVQDQFDQFKELQKEWKSIGAVPGTQAKTLWANYHALVDRFYDNQSIYFELKELDRRKNLEAKLDLCLRAEKLKEVAEIRNAVRELNELHHEFKHIGPVPIEEKENVWQRFKAASDAVYARRDEFVKNLNQELAANFAIKQALADEVQPFAAFHSARIKEWNQKTKDILELQKKWEVKGGLPRSKAKDLNKKFWTAFKTFFANKNAFFKKLDAERSQNLEKKNQLLQRALDLKESTDWEKATQELKALQQQWKEIGPVPEKVREKIYQEFKQACDFFFDNRRSEQGKKDHEQEDNLKAKEAVCALLEKHAEERTANPELLKELEQQFNAIGYVPKKYIATIRARYHQAAEKFVAALEGVSEDEKSKLVLENQLQDLRNDPMADQKIYHKEQAIRKKMQRVENDIAVWRNNLEFFARAKNGEKVREEFNAKIEEASEHLKQLKQQIKLLRTVS